The proteins below are encoded in one region of Girardinichthys multiradiatus isolate DD_20200921_A chromosome 19, DD_fGirMul_XY1, whole genome shotgun sequence:
- the si:ch211-266o15.1 gene encoding zinc finger MYM-type protein 4 isoform X1: MADSEEFRLKRLKHEEQMSRMFDEVMGLGEFADSSRGSVASSKSGGQVEPKGLDETLEQGETQPLQEDSNSSRQEKKTNEETGETSFAPLILSSSGKPSSFDMVRSERGGGGSGGAAFDDALDGLPSYGPEEEDEDWHYALPMGSLEDVDVGKASKISQLGREESASRGNPFPQKPGAEEEQENEGSTESANTSHSSQDNIKDDGGLNQTEETEDSQQEEASGNTQGGDRNPPASPRINIKDEPIDEGYDAALLPQNSSRQIKEELEQHEEELRISSVYSVGGGNSFTSSALPAAVTAPTPTHILIPGRGAILQAMASLPVRPPVPVPPTVPTLTAFPPLPPCPPPPSVPGSVRCSGCSKVLLKGQTAFQRKGSTQLFCSTVCLTGHLPPVTKGRSCFQCNREIAQPRDMVTVPAENSTFMLFCGQFCLSVHRHKKKQGEKVITDKRPERKPEKPPEKPVEGPSEKPFCSVCKATNKQIEHEVTHQGKLHRLCSDPCFLTWRKLRQLALNCCEGCGLYCNSNSGSCHMLTIEKSQLNFCSSTCIGTFKQTCRKSTECANCRKITVVSSTIMERDQKGKVQLYCSPACVEQSRPPQHNLTGTPFPCGLCKVFAVPQYHLAMVDGTIRNFCSLTCVNTFRKSSPSSQPDLTNGTSSLRDPPSKDAAKPGPSTAATGATSVPPIPQDYSSSVPHPGHNSSHTSVPPLVPPHSAVSTPTLPGQTQARSPPEQPLKPVEDGLSEVTKLTCYQCSKQFSNKPLLLTHQGRISLFCSKACCDQYNTQKNVLTVCDCCKEEKILHEVTSFGQQDVFFCSENCKQFFKQERALRPCSYCCGLGQRMMLSHYGGKIEEFCKPHCMSQYTVLYYGMGRCNSCRKQGYMNEKLQCLGSVCNFCNMACLLQYCYLHFETSQHTTSSNGMNTAPPVPSAPAQPHHSSKMNPVIADVVSLANGSASQPSGSANTALTGELPTSNIDGKNLDHASTQTDAMRAPAPRRRQMKNKSVLCRPFTTDQEIMCQLPSPSPESEAAAKEENIKVFMVPVPVFVPMPMNMYSQHTPVPMVVPMPIPVPIIVQPQTREVKDAAVQMEKCDEEEEKQNKSAFTVDQSSSSYSGEVKTEVREELGHGATQTDLFQTESSERRTEPAGHEFDNQPKTVINHPTSSAEEPPSSPVMDLEADLQPESLNQNLSVRQRGVKRPREGSCSRKRGRRRTGSAVRSVTVSPASSKLNHLYGVKAWRSWVQQSNKEPTESSRGVFKEDILQCSSAELSFALSRFIKEVQRPNGEPYSPDSIFYLCLGIQQYLFMQGRIENIFTDELYSQFASEISKMLQLWKPKPQPSGGIVPSRVEESYLWECKQLGAYSPIVLLHTLLFFCTKNLHLTTLAEHQHLSFSNFTRRFKPFSAARNVCYLQYERSRRETSDSEQKEQLRKHPAGRDGEMLEIAANPLQCPIRLYEFYLSRCPESAKNQSGVFYLQPQRNVHTYRSGSSCWYTSKPLDATTLQSMLSRILAVREVQEEHERLAATKGLSHSSV, from the exons ATGGCGGACTCGGAGGAATTTAGACTTAAACGTTTAAAG CACGAAGAGCAGATGTCCCGAATGTTCGATGAAGTGATGGGGCTGGGAGAGTTTGCCGACTCCTCCAGGGGCTCTGTGGCTTCCTCCAAGAGTGGCGGTCAGGTAGAACCAAAGGGACTAGACGAAACTTTAGAACAAGGAGAAACCCAGCCGCTTCAAGAAGATAGCAACTCAAGCAGACAAGAGAAAAAGACGAATGAGGAGACGGGAGAGACGAGTTTTGCTCCCCTAATTTTATCCTCTTCTGGAAAACCCTCCTCGTTTGACATGGTAAGAAGCGAAAGAGGAGGTGGAGGGAGTGGTGGAGCAGCATTTGATGATGCATTGGATGGCCTTCCCTCTTATGGACCAGAGGAAGAAGATGAGGACTGGCACTATGCCCTGCCAATGGGCTCCTTAGAAGATGTTGACGTGGGTAAGGCTAGCAAAATAAGTCAACTTGGACGGGAAGAGAGTGCTTCTCGGGGCAATCCCTTTCCCCAAAAACCTGGAGCTGAAGAGGAGCAAGAGAACGAAGGGAGCACTGAGTCTGCGAACACCTCCCACTCCTCCCAGGACAACATCAAAG ACGATGGCGGCCTGAACCAGACTGAGGAGACTGAAGACAGCCAACAGGAAGAG GCATCAGGGAACACTCAAGGCGGGGATCGAAATCCCCCTGCGTCTCCCAGGATAAACATTAAAGATGAGCCGATTGATGAAGGCTATGATGCTGCTTTGCTTCCTCAGAACTCCAGTAGGCAAATCaaagaggagctggagcagcaTGAG GAAGAGCTGAGGATCAGCTCTGTCTACTCTGTAGGAGGAGGAAACAGCTTCACGTCTTCTGCCT TGCCTGCAGCTGTTACAGCCCCAACACCGACGCATATTTTAATCCCTGGCAGAGGAGCCATTCTGCAGGCCATGGCTTCCCTCCCAGTTAGACCACCAGTTCCAGTCCCACCCACAGTACCCACTTTGACAGCATTCCCACCACTCCCGCCATGCCCTCCACCACCTTCTGTTCCTGGGAGTGTTCGCTGCAGCGGCTGCTCCAAG GTTTTGCTGAAAGGCCAAACAGCTTTCCAAAGAAAAGGCTCAACTCAGCTCTTCTGCTCCACAGTTTGTCTGACAGGCCATCTTCCACCAGTCACTAAGGGTCGATCATGTTTCCAGTGCAACAG GGAGATCGCTCAGCCCAGGGACATGGTCACAGTTCCAGCAGAAAACAGCACGTTCATGCTCTTTTGTGGCCAGTTCTGTCTGTCTGTACACAGACACAAGAAGAAACAAGGGGAAAAAGTCATAACCGATAAACGGCCTGAGAGGAAGCCTGAGAAGCCACCTGAAAAACCAGTGGAGGGTCCATCTGAAAAACCCTTCTGTAGTGTCTGCAAAGCCACCAACAAG CAGATCGAGCATGAGGTCACCCATCAAGGAAAACTGCACCGACTCTGCAGTGACCCCTGTTTCCTAACCTGGCGCAAACTGCGTCAGCTCGCTTTGAACTGCTGCGAAGGCTGTGGACTTTACTGCAACAGCAACTCGGGTTCCTGTCATATGCTGACGATAGAAAAGTCTCAGCTCAACTTCTGCAGTTCCACCTGCATTGGCACTTTTAAACAG ACTTGCAGAAAGTCGACTGAGTGTGCAAACTGTCGCAAGATCACAGTGGTGTCCTCTACCATCATGGAGCGGGACCAGAAGGGTAAAGTTCAGTTGTATTGCTCTCCTGCATGTGTGGAACAGAGTCGACCACCCCAACATAATCTCACAG GTACGCCATTCCCCTGCGGCCTGTGTAAAGTTTTTGCGGTTCCTCAGTATCATCTCGCCATGGTGGATGGCACTATTCGCAACTTTTGTTCCTTAACCTGTGTGAACACGTTCAGG AAATCGTCTCCTTCATCTCAGCCTGATCTCACCAACGGAACCTCGTCTCTCAGGGACCCTCCCAGCAAGGATGCTGCCAAGCCAGGACCCTCCACCGCAGCCACCGGGGCCACCTCAGTCCCTCCCATTCCTCAGGATTACTCATCTTCAGTCCCGCACCCAGGACACAATTCCAGTCATACATCAGTACCCCCACTAGTGCCTCCGCATTCAGCTGTGTCAACTCCCACTCTCCCTGGACAAACCCAAGCCAGATCCCCCCCGGAGCAGCCTCTCAAACCAGTGGAGGATGGGCTCAGTGAAGTCACCAAACTGACCTGCTATCAGTGTAGCAAACAATTCAGCAACAAGCCACTACTACTCACCCACCAG GGTCGTATTTCTCTGTTTTGCAGTAAAGCGTGCTGTGATCAGTATAACACccagaaaaatgtcctcactgTGTGTGACTGCTGTAAAGAGGAGAAGATCCTTCATGAAGTCACCAGCTTCGGTCAACAAGACGTGTTCTTTTGCAGTGAAA ACTGTAAGCAGTTCTTCAAACAGGAACGTGCCTTGCGTCCATGCTCCTACTGCTGTGGCCTTGGACAGAGGATGATGCTCAGCCACTATGGAGGGAAGATCGAGGAGTTCTGCAAACCTCACTGCATGTCCCAGTACACTGTGCTCTACTATGGA ATGGGTCGGTGCAACAGCTGCAGGAAGCAGGGCTACATGAACGAGAAGTTGCAGTGCTTGGGTTCAGTTTGTAACTTCTGCAACATGGCCTGCCTGCTGCAGTACTGCTACCTTCATTTTGAGACGAGCCAACACACCACCAGCAGCAACGGCATGAACACTGCCCCGCCAGTGCCATCCG CTCCGGCGCAACCTCATCACTCCTCCAAGATGAATCCTGTCATTGCAGATGTTGTCTCTTTGGCCAACGGCTCCGCCTCTCAGCCCAGCGGGTCAGCGAATACGGCTCTAACCG GAGAGCTTCCAACCTCCAACATAGATGGAAAGAACCTTGATCAT GCCAGTACTCAGACTGATGCCATGCGAGCACCAGCGCCCCGTCGCCGTCAGATGAAGAACAAGTCGGTTCTGTGCCGACCGTTCACCACAGACCAGGAAATCATGTGCCAGCTGCCGTCACCTTCCCCTGAATCAGAAG CTGCAGCCAAAGAGGAAAACATAAAGGTGTTCATGGTTCCAGTACCAGTCTTTGTCCCAATGCCTATGAATATGTACTCCCAGCACACGCCTGTTCCCATGGTGGTACCCATGCCG ATTCCAGTGCCGATTATTGTTCAACCACAAACCAGGGAGGTGAAAGATGCGGCTGTACAGATGGAAAAgtgtgatgaagaggaggaaaaacaaaacaaatctgcttTCA CTGTAGATCAGAGCAGCTCCTCTTATTCTGGAGAAGTTAAGACTGAAGTCAGGGAGGAGTTGGGTCATGGAGCAACACAGACTGACCTGTTTCAGACTGAAAGTTCAGAGAGAAGAACAGAACCAGCGGGTCATGAGTTTGACAACCAACCTAAAACTGTCATCAATCATCCTACCAGCAGCGCCGAAGAGCCTCCCTCCTCACCTGTGATGGATCTGGAAGCTGACCTCCAACCTG aatCATTGAATCAGAACTTGTCTGTTCGACAGCGAGGAGTGAAGAGACCCAGAGAAGGTTCTTGCAGCCGGAAACGG GGTCGAAGGCGAACTGGTTCTGCTGTTCGAAGTGTTACAGTATCTCCGGCCTCCTCCAAACTGAACCATCTGTATGGGGTCAAAGCCTGGAGGAGCTGGGTCCAACAGAGCAACAAGGAGCCAACAGAAT CCAGTCGAGGAGTTTTTAAAGAAGACATCCTTCAGTGCAGCTCTGCTGAGCTGAGCTTTGCTCTGTCTCGCTTCATCAAAGAGGTCCAACGGCCAAATGGAGAGCCCTACAGCCCTGACAGCATCTTCTACCTCTGTCTGGGGATTCAACAG TATCTGTTCATGCAGGGGCGGATCgaaaacattttcacagatgAGCTTTACAGTCAGTTTGCCAGTGAGATCAGCAAGATGCTTCAATTGTGGAAACCTAAGCCGCAACCAAGTG GTGGCATCGTCCCGTCCCGCGTTGAGGAGTCTTACCTGTGGGAGTGTAAACAACTGGGTGCCTACTCGCCCATAGTGCTGCTCCACACCCTGCTCTTCTTCTGCACCAAGAACCTACACCTCACCACGCTGGCAGAACACCAACACCTGTCTTTCTCCAACTTCACCCGGCGCTTCAAACCCTTCAGCGCAGCCAGAAATGTCTGTTACCTCCAGTACGAGAGAAGCCGCAGGGAGACATCTGACTCTGAACAGAAAG AGCAATTGAGAAAACATCCGGCGGGGAGGGATGGAGAGATGTTGGAAATCGCAGCCAACCCTCTGCAGTGTCCCATCCGACTCTACGAGTTCTACCTCTCTAGATG CCCAGAATCTGCGAAGAATCAAAGCGGCGTGTTTTACCTTCAGCCTCAAAGGAATGTCCACACCTACAGGTCAGG CAGCTCCTGCTGGTACACTTCCAAGCCGCTGGATGCCACCACCCTACAGAGCATGCTCAGTCGCATCTTGGCAGTCAGAGAAGTTCAGGAGGAACACGAGCGATTGGCTGCAACTAAGGGACTCTCCCACTCATCTGTGTGA
- the si:ch211-266o15.1 gene encoding zinc finger MYM-type protein 4 isoform X2 has translation MADSEEFRLKRLKHEEQMSRMFDEVMGLGEFADSSRGSVASSKSGGQVEPKGLDETLEQGETQPLQEDSNSSRQEKKTNEETGETSFAPLILSSSGKPSSFDMVRSERGGGGSGGAAFDDALDGLPSYGPEEEDEDWHYALPMGSLEDVDVGKASKISQLGREESASRGNPFPQKPGAEEEQENEGSTESANTSHSSQDNIKDDGGLNQTEETEDSQQEEASGNTQGGDRNPPASPRINIKDEPIDEGYDAALLPQNSSRQIKEELEQHEEELRISSVYSVGGGNSFTSSALPAAVTAPTPTHILIPGRGAILQAMASLPVRPPVPVPPTVPTLTAFPPLPPCPPPPSVPGSVRCSGCSKVLLKGQTAFQRKGSTQLFCSTVCLTGHLPPVTKGRSCFQCNREIAQPRDMVTVPAENSTFMLFCGQFCLSVHRHKKKQGEKVITDKRPERKPEKPPEKPVEGPSEKPFCSVCKATNKQIEHEVTHQGKLHRLCSDPCFLTWRKLRQLALNCCEGCGLYCNSNSGSCHMLTIEKSQLNFCSSTCIGTFKQTCRKSTECANCRKITVVSSTIMERDQKGKVQLYCSPACVEQSRPPQHNLTGTPFPCGLCKVFAVPQYHLAMVDGTIRNFCSLTCVNTFRKSSPSSQPDLTNGTSSLRDPPSKDAAKPGPSTAATGATSVPPIPQDYSSSVPHPGHNSSHTSVPPLVPPHSAVSTPTLPGQTQARSPPEQPLKPVEDGLSEVTKLTCYQCSKQFSNKPLLLTHQGRISLFCSKACCDQYNTQKNVLTVCDCCKEEKILHEVTSFGQQDVFFCSENCKQFFKQERALRPCSYCCGLGQRMMLSHYGGKIEEFCKPHCMSQYTVLYYGMGRCNSCRKQGYMNEKLQCLGSVCNFCNMACLLQYCYLHFETSQHTTSSNGMNTAPPVPSAPAQPHHSSKMNPVIADVVSLANGSASQPSGSANTALTGELPTSNIDGKNLDHASTQTDAMRAPAPRRRQMKNKSVLCRPFTTDQEIMCQLPSPSPESEAAAKEENIKVFMVPVPVFVPMPMNMYSQHTPVPMVVPMPIPVPIIVQPQTREVKDAAVQMEKCDEEEEKQNKSAFTVDQSSSSYSGEVKTEVREELGHGATQTDLFQTESSERRTEPAGHEFDNQPKTVINHPTSSAEEPPSSPVMDLEADLQPESLNQNLSVRQRGVKRPREGSCSRKRGRRRTGSAVRSVTVSPASSKLNHLYGVKAWRSWVQQSNKEPTESSRGVFKEDILQCSSAELSFALSRFIKEVQRPNGEPYSPDSIFYLCLGIQQYLFMQGRIENIFTDELYSQFASEISKMLQLWKPKPQPSGGIVPSRVEESYLWECKQLGAYSPIVLLHTLLFFCTKNLHLTTLAEHQHLSFSNFTRRFKPFSAARNVCYLQYERSRRETSDSEQKEQLRKHPAGRDGEMLEIAANPLQCPIRLYEFYLSRCPESAKNQSGVFYLQPQRNVHTYRSGSCWYTSKPLDATTLQSMLSRILAVREVQEEHERLAATKGLSHSSV, from the exons ATGGCGGACTCGGAGGAATTTAGACTTAAACGTTTAAAG CACGAAGAGCAGATGTCCCGAATGTTCGATGAAGTGATGGGGCTGGGAGAGTTTGCCGACTCCTCCAGGGGCTCTGTGGCTTCCTCCAAGAGTGGCGGTCAGGTAGAACCAAAGGGACTAGACGAAACTTTAGAACAAGGAGAAACCCAGCCGCTTCAAGAAGATAGCAACTCAAGCAGACAAGAGAAAAAGACGAATGAGGAGACGGGAGAGACGAGTTTTGCTCCCCTAATTTTATCCTCTTCTGGAAAACCCTCCTCGTTTGACATGGTAAGAAGCGAAAGAGGAGGTGGAGGGAGTGGTGGAGCAGCATTTGATGATGCATTGGATGGCCTTCCCTCTTATGGACCAGAGGAAGAAGATGAGGACTGGCACTATGCCCTGCCAATGGGCTCCTTAGAAGATGTTGACGTGGGTAAGGCTAGCAAAATAAGTCAACTTGGACGGGAAGAGAGTGCTTCTCGGGGCAATCCCTTTCCCCAAAAACCTGGAGCTGAAGAGGAGCAAGAGAACGAAGGGAGCACTGAGTCTGCGAACACCTCCCACTCCTCCCAGGACAACATCAAAG ACGATGGCGGCCTGAACCAGACTGAGGAGACTGAAGACAGCCAACAGGAAGAG GCATCAGGGAACACTCAAGGCGGGGATCGAAATCCCCCTGCGTCTCCCAGGATAAACATTAAAGATGAGCCGATTGATGAAGGCTATGATGCTGCTTTGCTTCCTCAGAACTCCAGTAGGCAAATCaaagaggagctggagcagcaTGAG GAAGAGCTGAGGATCAGCTCTGTCTACTCTGTAGGAGGAGGAAACAGCTTCACGTCTTCTGCCT TGCCTGCAGCTGTTACAGCCCCAACACCGACGCATATTTTAATCCCTGGCAGAGGAGCCATTCTGCAGGCCATGGCTTCCCTCCCAGTTAGACCACCAGTTCCAGTCCCACCCACAGTACCCACTTTGACAGCATTCCCACCACTCCCGCCATGCCCTCCACCACCTTCTGTTCCTGGGAGTGTTCGCTGCAGCGGCTGCTCCAAG GTTTTGCTGAAAGGCCAAACAGCTTTCCAAAGAAAAGGCTCAACTCAGCTCTTCTGCTCCACAGTTTGTCTGACAGGCCATCTTCCACCAGTCACTAAGGGTCGATCATGTTTCCAGTGCAACAG GGAGATCGCTCAGCCCAGGGACATGGTCACAGTTCCAGCAGAAAACAGCACGTTCATGCTCTTTTGTGGCCAGTTCTGTCTGTCTGTACACAGACACAAGAAGAAACAAGGGGAAAAAGTCATAACCGATAAACGGCCTGAGAGGAAGCCTGAGAAGCCACCTGAAAAACCAGTGGAGGGTCCATCTGAAAAACCCTTCTGTAGTGTCTGCAAAGCCACCAACAAG CAGATCGAGCATGAGGTCACCCATCAAGGAAAACTGCACCGACTCTGCAGTGACCCCTGTTTCCTAACCTGGCGCAAACTGCGTCAGCTCGCTTTGAACTGCTGCGAAGGCTGTGGACTTTACTGCAACAGCAACTCGGGTTCCTGTCATATGCTGACGATAGAAAAGTCTCAGCTCAACTTCTGCAGTTCCACCTGCATTGGCACTTTTAAACAG ACTTGCAGAAAGTCGACTGAGTGTGCAAACTGTCGCAAGATCACAGTGGTGTCCTCTACCATCATGGAGCGGGACCAGAAGGGTAAAGTTCAGTTGTATTGCTCTCCTGCATGTGTGGAACAGAGTCGACCACCCCAACATAATCTCACAG GTACGCCATTCCCCTGCGGCCTGTGTAAAGTTTTTGCGGTTCCTCAGTATCATCTCGCCATGGTGGATGGCACTATTCGCAACTTTTGTTCCTTAACCTGTGTGAACACGTTCAGG AAATCGTCTCCTTCATCTCAGCCTGATCTCACCAACGGAACCTCGTCTCTCAGGGACCCTCCCAGCAAGGATGCTGCCAAGCCAGGACCCTCCACCGCAGCCACCGGGGCCACCTCAGTCCCTCCCATTCCTCAGGATTACTCATCTTCAGTCCCGCACCCAGGACACAATTCCAGTCATACATCAGTACCCCCACTAGTGCCTCCGCATTCAGCTGTGTCAACTCCCACTCTCCCTGGACAAACCCAAGCCAGATCCCCCCCGGAGCAGCCTCTCAAACCAGTGGAGGATGGGCTCAGTGAAGTCACCAAACTGACCTGCTATCAGTGTAGCAAACAATTCAGCAACAAGCCACTACTACTCACCCACCAG GGTCGTATTTCTCTGTTTTGCAGTAAAGCGTGCTGTGATCAGTATAACACccagaaaaatgtcctcactgTGTGTGACTGCTGTAAAGAGGAGAAGATCCTTCATGAAGTCACCAGCTTCGGTCAACAAGACGTGTTCTTTTGCAGTGAAA ACTGTAAGCAGTTCTTCAAACAGGAACGTGCCTTGCGTCCATGCTCCTACTGCTGTGGCCTTGGACAGAGGATGATGCTCAGCCACTATGGAGGGAAGATCGAGGAGTTCTGCAAACCTCACTGCATGTCCCAGTACACTGTGCTCTACTATGGA ATGGGTCGGTGCAACAGCTGCAGGAAGCAGGGCTACATGAACGAGAAGTTGCAGTGCTTGGGTTCAGTTTGTAACTTCTGCAACATGGCCTGCCTGCTGCAGTACTGCTACCTTCATTTTGAGACGAGCCAACACACCACCAGCAGCAACGGCATGAACACTGCCCCGCCAGTGCCATCCG CTCCGGCGCAACCTCATCACTCCTCCAAGATGAATCCTGTCATTGCAGATGTTGTCTCTTTGGCCAACGGCTCCGCCTCTCAGCCCAGCGGGTCAGCGAATACGGCTCTAACCG GAGAGCTTCCAACCTCCAACATAGATGGAAAGAACCTTGATCAT GCCAGTACTCAGACTGATGCCATGCGAGCACCAGCGCCCCGTCGCCGTCAGATGAAGAACAAGTCGGTTCTGTGCCGACCGTTCACCACAGACCAGGAAATCATGTGCCAGCTGCCGTCACCTTCCCCTGAATCAGAAG CTGCAGCCAAAGAGGAAAACATAAAGGTGTTCATGGTTCCAGTACCAGTCTTTGTCCCAATGCCTATGAATATGTACTCCCAGCACACGCCTGTTCCCATGGTGGTACCCATGCCG ATTCCAGTGCCGATTATTGTTCAACCACAAACCAGGGAGGTGAAAGATGCGGCTGTACAGATGGAAAAgtgtgatgaagaggaggaaaaacaaaacaaatctgcttTCA CTGTAGATCAGAGCAGCTCCTCTTATTCTGGAGAAGTTAAGACTGAAGTCAGGGAGGAGTTGGGTCATGGAGCAACACAGACTGACCTGTTTCAGACTGAAAGTTCAGAGAGAAGAACAGAACCAGCGGGTCATGAGTTTGACAACCAACCTAAAACTGTCATCAATCATCCTACCAGCAGCGCCGAAGAGCCTCCCTCCTCACCTGTGATGGATCTGGAAGCTGACCTCCAACCTG aatCATTGAATCAGAACTTGTCTGTTCGACAGCGAGGAGTGAAGAGACCCAGAGAAGGTTCTTGCAGCCGGAAACGG GGTCGAAGGCGAACTGGTTCTGCTGTTCGAAGTGTTACAGTATCTCCGGCCTCCTCCAAACTGAACCATCTGTATGGGGTCAAAGCCTGGAGGAGCTGGGTCCAACAGAGCAACAAGGAGCCAACAGAAT CCAGTCGAGGAGTTTTTAAAGAAGACATCCTTCAGTGCAGCTCTGCTGAGCTGAGCTTTGCTCTGTCTCGCTTCATCAAAGAGGTCCAACGGCCAAATGGAGAGCCCTACAGCCCTGACAGCATCTTCTACCTCTGTCTGGGGATTCAACAG TATCTGTTCATGCAGGGGCGGATCgaaaacattttcacagatgAGCTTTACAGTCAGTTTGCCAGTGAGATCAGCAAGATGCTTCAATTGTGGAAACCTAAGCCGCAACCAAGTG GTGGCATCGTCCCGTCCCGCGTTGAGGAGTCTTACCTGTGGGAGTGTAAACAACTGGGTGCCTACTCGCCCATAGTGCTGCTCCACACCCTGCTCTTCTTCTGCACCAAGAACCTACACCTCACCACGCTGGCAGAACACCAACACCTGTCTTTCTCCAACTTCACCCGGCGCTTCAAACCCTTCAGCGCAGCCAGAAATGTCTGTTACCTCCAGTACGAGAGAAGCCGCAGGGAGACATCTGACTCTGAACAGAAAG AGCAATTGAGAAAACATCCGGCGGGGAGGGATGGAGAGATGTTGGAAATCGCAGCCAACCCTCTGCAGTGTCCCATCCGACTCTACGAGTTCTACCTCTCTAGATG CCCAGAATCTGCGAAGAATCAAAGCGGCGTGTTTTACCTTCAGCCTCAAAGGAATGTCCACACCTACAGGTCAGG CTCCTGCTGGTACACTTCCAAGCCGCTGGATGCCACCACCCTACAGAGCATGCTCAGTCGCATCTTGGCAGTCAGAGAAGTTCAGGAGGAACACGAGCGATTGGCTGCAACTAAGGGACTCTCCCACTCATCTGTGTGA